One Malus domestica chromosome 11, GDT2T_hap1 genomic region harbors:
- the LOC103430185 gene encoding protein ANTAGONIST OF LIKE HETEROCHROMATIN PROTEIN 1-like codes for MAPPKKSKKSKKSKKSKKSKKDRKFRKSKSEVVPVEAKAVDSDWWDSFWQKNSSTPAGSSVSNDEEEGFKFFFRVSKKTFDYICSLVREDLVSRPPSGLINIEGRLLSVEKQVAIAMRRLASGESQVSVGAAFGVGQSTVSQVTWRFIEALEERAKHHLKWPDSKRIEEIKSEFEASFGLLNCCGAIDGTHIIMTLPTVQTSDDWCDPEENYSMLLQGIVDHEMRFLDIVTGWPGGMTVSRLLKCSGFYKLCEGGQRLNGNARSLSGGVEIREYLVGGVGYPLLPWLITPIESNAGTASISSFNATHEAARSLAVRAFSQLKGTWRILSKVMWRPDKRKLPSIILVCCLLHNIIVDSGDILDPDVALSGHHDSGYGEQCCKQVDPLGRTMRDNLIKHWERGKQTGAPK; via the exons ATGGCGCCTCCGAAGAAATCGAAGAAATCGAAGAAATCGAAGAAATCGAAGAAAAGCAAGAAAGACAGGAAATTTAGGAAAAGCAAGAGCGAAGTGGTTCCGGTGGAGGCGAAAGCAGTTGATTCTGATTGGTGGGATAGTTTCTGGCAGAAGAATTCTTCAACCCCTGCAG GTTCTTCAGTATCCAATGATGAGGAGGAAGGATTTAAGTTTTTCTTTAGGGTCTCGAAAAAGACTTTCGACTACATATGTTCACTTGTAAGAGAAGACCTTGTGTCGAGGCCGCCATCAGGACTCATCAACATAGAAGGAAGGCTTCTCAGTGTTGAGAAACAGGTTGCGATTGCCATGAGAAGGTTGGCATCCGGGGAGTCTCAAGTCTCAGTGGGAGCTGCCTTTGGGGTTGGCCAGTCCACAGTTTCTCAGGTCACTTGGAGATTCATTGAAGCATTGGAAGAGCGCGCAAAGCACCACCTCAAGTGGCCTGATTCGAAAAGAATAGAAGAGATTAAGTCTGAATTTGAAGCATCCTTTGGATTGCTGAATTGCTGTGGAGCCATAGATGGTACACACATCATTATGACCCTTCCAACTGTTCAAACATCAGACGATTGGTGTGATCCAGAGGAGAACTACAGCATGCTCTTGCAGGGAATTGTCGACCACGAGATGAGATTTCTTGACATTGTGACTGGTTGGCCCGGGGGCATGACTGTGTCTAGACTGTTAAAGTGTTCGGGGTTTTACAAGCTCTGTGAAGGCGGACAGCGTTTGAATGGAAATGCTAGAAGTTTATCTGGTGGAGTAGAGATTAGAGAATACTTAGTTGGTGGGGTTGGCTATCCTTTGCTTCCCTGGCTCATAACTCCTATTGAAAGCAATGCCGGCACAGCTtccatttcttcttttaatGCCACACATGAGGCTGCAAGGTCGCTTGCAGTAAGGGCATTCTCGCAGTTGAAGGGCACTTGGAGAATCCTTAGCAAGGTTATGTGGAGACCCGACAAGCGAAAACTTCCTAGCATTATCTTGGTATGTTGTTTGCTTCACAATATAATCGTCGATAGTGGAGATATATTGGACCCAGATGTTGCTTTATCCGGTCATCATGACTCGGGATATGGAGAACAATGCTGCAAGCAAGTTGATCCATTGGGAAGGACCATGAGGGATAACTTAATCAAACACTGGGAGCGTGGCAAGCAGACCGGCGCACCAAAGTGA
- the LOC103448970 gene encoding methylcrotonoyl-CoA carboxylase subunit alpha, mitochondrial: MPSFATVLRRKLSGKAFHFRIVTVREFSASEPRRIEKILIANRGEIACRIMRTAQRLGIQTVAVYSDADRYSLHVKSADEAVHIGPPPARLSYLNASSILDAAVRTGAQAIHPGYGFLSESADFAQLCEDKGLTFIGPPASAIRDMGDKSASKRIMGAAGVPLVPGYHGNDQDIDLMKLEADKIGYPILIKPTHGGGGKGMRIVQSPDEFVEAFLGAQREAAASFGVSTILLEKYITRPRHIEVQIFGDKHGNVLHLYERDCSVQRRHQKIIEEAPAPNVSNDFRSHLGQAAVSAAKAVGYHNAGTVEFIVDTVSGQFYFMEMNTRLQVEHPVTEMIVGQDLVEWQIRVANGEHLPISQSQIPLSGHAFEARIYAENVPKGFLPATGVLHHYHHVPVSPTVRVETGVERGDTVSMHYDPMIAKLVVWGENRTAALVKLKDCLSKFQVAGLPTNINFLLKLASHQAFENGDVETHFIERFKDDLFVDPSNSLLVDKVAGAARFGATLAAACLIEKENSEFRENLPGSKGINSIWYSSPPFRVHHCARHTMELEWENEYDSSGSKLLKISTTYKEDGSYLIEAEEDSSQCVEVKVTCIGNHDFRVEADGVIMDVCLAVYSKDQTQLIHIWHGSHHHHFKQKIGLELSDDDDLEHKPRFEKSSYPQGSVVAPMAGLVVKLLVKDGTKVEGGQPILVLEAMKMEHVVKAPSAGYVHGLHLAAGQQVSDGSVLFSIKE, from the exons ATGCCGTCGTTCGCCACCGTCCTCCGCCGGAAGCTCTCCGGCAAAGCCTTCCATTTCCGGATAGTAACAGTAAGAGAATTCTCGGCCTCCGAGCCGCGGAGGATAGAGAAGATTCTGATAGCGAACAGAGGCGAAATAGCCTGCAGGATCATGCGGACAGCCCAGCGACTCGGGATTCAAACCGTCGCCGTTTACAGCGACGCCGATAGGTATTCGCTTCATGTCAAATCGGCCGACGAGGCCGTGCATATTGGACCTCCACCGGCACGGCTCAGCTACCTCAACGCCTCCTCGATTCTCGACGCCGCCGTTCGTACTGGCGCTCAG GCTATTCATCCTGGCTATGGCTTTCTGTCGGAAAGTGCTGACTTTGCTCAACTTTGTGAAGATAAAGGTCTTACATTTATCGGGCCTCCGGCATCTGCCATTCGCGACATGGGTGATAAAAG TGCTTCAAAGAGAATAATGGGTGCGGCAGGGGTGCCGCTTGTGCCTGGATATCATGGTAACGATCAAGATAttgatctaatgaagttagaagCTGACAAGATTGGATATCCAATCTTAATAAAGCCAACTCATGGAGGTGGAGGAAAG GGTATGAGGATTGTGCAGAGTCCTGATGAATTTGTCGAAGCTTTTTTGGGAGCACAACGTGAGGCTGCTGCTTCTTTTGGCGTTAGCACAATATTGTTGGAGAAGTATATTACACGGCCAAGGCACATAGAAGTTCAG ATCTTTGGGGACAAACATGGGAATGTTCTACATTTATATGAAAGAGATTGCAGCGTCCAGAGAAGACAccagaaaataattgaagaagcCCCAGCT CCAAATGTTTCTAATGACTTTCGATCTCACTTGGGTCAAGCTGCTGTATCTGCTGCCAAG GCAGTTGGTTATCACAATGCTGGCACTGTGGAGTTTATAGTTGATACAGTCTCAGGCCAATTTTATTTCATGGAGATGAACACTCGACTTCAG GTTGAGCATCCTGTGACTGAGATGATTGTCGGCCAAGATCTTGTAGAGTGGCAAATTCGTGTTGCAAACGGAGAACATCTTCCTATTAGTCAGTCACAGATCCCCTTATCAG GTCATGCTTTCGAAGCCCGAATATATGCTGAAAATGTACCGAAAGGATTCCTTCCAGCAACTGGAGTCCTTCATCACTATCATCATGTTCCAGTCTCACCAACAG TTAGAGTTGAGACTGGAGTTGAACGTGGAGACACTGTTAGCATGCATTATGATCCTATGATTGCTAAGCTTGTAGTATGGGGAGAAAATCGAACTGCAGCATTGGTGAAATTGAAGGATTGTTTGTCAAAGTTTCAG GTTGCAGGTTTACCAACCAACATCAATTTTCTGCTAAAACTTGCTAGCCATCAGGCATTTGAAAATGGTGATGTGGAAACCCATTTTATTGAACGCTTTAAAGATGACCTCTTTGTCGACCCTAGTAATTCACTACTGGTGGACAAAGTGGCTGGTGCTGCTAGATTTGGTGCTACACTTGCAGCTGCGTGTCTCATTGAAAAGGAAAATTCTGAATTTAGAGAAAATCTTCCTG GCAGCAAAGGCATAAACTCCATATGGTATTCTTCTCCCCCCTTCAGAGTCCATCATTGTGCTAGACATACTATGGAGCTTGAGTGGGAAAATGAATACGATAGCAGTGGCTCAAAGTTACTGAAGATTTCAACCACTTATAAAGAAGATGGGAGCTATCTGATTGAG GCAGAAGAAGACAGTTCCCAATGTGTGGAGGTCAAAGTAACTTGCATAGGCAACCACGATTTCCGAGTTGAAGCTGATGGTGTAATCATGGATGTTTGCTTAGCTGTTTACTCCAAG GACCAAACCCAGCTCATTCATATATGGCATGGGTCACATCATCATCATTTCAAGCAGAAAATTGGTCTTGAATTGTCTGATGATGATGATCTCGAACATAAGCCCAGATTTGAGAAATCGTCATACCCTCAGGGCAGTGTTGTTGCGCCCATGGCTGGGTTGGTGGTCAAGCTTCTGGTCAAGgatgggacaaaggtggaaggAGGACAGCCCATACTAGTTTTAGAGGCAATGAAGATGGAG CATGTTGTAAAGGCACCATCAGCGGGCTATGTCCACGGGCTTCATCTAGCAGCTGGCCAGCAGGTTTCTGATGGTAGTGTTCTCTTCAGTATCAAG GAGTAA
- the LOC103430186 gene encoding protein NETWORKED 1D codes for MTTASQADSRRKYSWWWDSHISPKNSKWLQENLTDMDVKVKHMIKLIELDADSFARRAEMYYKQRPELMKLVEEFYRAYRALAERYDHATGALRQAHRTMAEAFPNQVPFAMGDDSPAGSCASEADPHTPEMPPPMRAFLDLEELQKDALGISSSHFLGVKRNGAYTDESDSATSRKGLKQLNDLFGSGEGRAKKGLNFHDAEEKDRSMQNNGTHDIKARSLSESDRLGKAETEISNLKVALAKLEAEKEAGLLQYQQCLERLNNLESEASRAHGDSRGLNERARKAEAEVQALKEALVKLESERDASLLQYQQCLEKITDLENSISRAQKDAGELNDRASKAETEAGALKQDLAKVVAEKEAALAQYQQCLEMIPNLEEKILHIEEDTRRICERAVKAEGEVETLKQAIAKLNEEKEAAALQYQQCLETISTLEHKIASAQEEAQRLHSEIADGNAKLKGSEETCILLAQSNQTLQSELESLVQKMESQGEELTEKQKELGRLWTCIQEERLRFMEAETAFQTLQHLHSQSQEELRSMYSELQNGALIMKDMETRNLVLEDEVQKAKEENKSLSGLNLSSSMSIKNLQDEILILRETIRKLEEEVGLRVDQRNALQQEIYCLKEELNDLNKKHQAMLEQVESVGLGPECLVSSVKELQDEKSQLEQMCEAERSVKAALLEKLEIMQKLVEKNVLLENSLSDLNVELEGVRGKVRELEESCQSHLEEKGTIAAENAALLSQLQIMTENLKKSSENNNLLENSLCDANAELEGLRVKSKSLEECCLLLINEKSGLIMERENVVSELDATRQRLEGLGKGYAEIEEKLSSLEKEREFARRKVEELHVFLDSEKQKHASFVQVSETQMAVMGLQISHLQAEGMCRKKEYEVEQDKAVNAQIEIFILQKCIEDLEENILSLMVERQKLLEASKMSEKRISDLEHGNLEQQMEIKSFLLQTKVLRMGLYQVLKTVDVDANLDCAGEVEKDETLFNHILVKLQETQNSLSETCDQNQQLVIEKSVLIEMIDQLKLEAANLMRERNTLDREFKNQSEKLVVLQSGAQRLEEKNEELKLKVVEGDRREEVLRTEIDDLHEQFLDLQSAHNNLLEENGKMLVEKGALARMVSNLWEENRGLEEEKSVMFGETIYHNNFSLVLKDFISRKLLELEELTDYLDKLHLGKNDLEDKVRILEGKLEVTWMDNIQLKESLNKSENELELVKYVNDQLNGEIENAKDAVSHKENELLEVHQAVNALQNEKQELHALVEDLSGNYDEAKVVLEHQEKQIFKLSADNEHQTKDTCSLREVNQELESELLKMHGEAEKTKTKEESLINELQKERQEIEMWLFQAVTFFGELQTSTIRETLFEGKIRELIEACQILEDRSNSNGIENKIMKERVRALEDENGGLQAQLAAYIPAVMSLKECITSLEKHMLADTGSHKLDTAESEDALLHAERSQTDGDQIATVSDGVLDLQNLQRRIEAIERAVVEKENHVSTNRVRKKCEISGSGNEVLTKDIVLDHRSECSSYEVSRRETTEPDAQMLELWETSDQDDSIDLMVGKSQKGAAVPTDHSQMEAVKEHKKKHPSSESLVEKELGIDKLELSRRFTQPRQEGNKRRILERLDSDVQKLTNLQITVEDLKTKVEITEQSKNGKDMELDSVKGQLEEAEEAITKLFDANQKLMKSVEDAPPSSDGASGEVPDESGSVRRRRLSEQAKRGSEKIGRLQLQVQKLQFLLLKIDGKTDSKGSARIIERKKSVLLRDYLYGVRKPVNQGKRKKAPFCACMQPPTKGD; via the exons ATGACTACCGCGTCGCAGGCAGACTCTAGACGCAAGTATTCTTGGTGGTGGGATAGCCACATAAGCCCAAAGAATTCGAAATGGCTTCAGGAAAATCTTACAG ATATGGATGTCAAAGTCAAACACATGATCAagctcattgaattggatgctGATTCCTTTGCTAGGAGGGCCGAGATGTACTATAAACAGCGCCCAGAATTAATGAAATTGGTTGAAGAGTTCTATCGAGCATACCGTGCGTTAGCTGAAAGATATGATCATGCAACTGGGGCGCTGCGCCAGGCTCATCGAACCATGGCAGAAGCATTTCCCAACCAAGTTCCCTTTGCAATGGGAGATGATTCACCGGCAGGTTCCTGTGCTAGTGAGGCTGATCCCCATACCCCTGAGATGCCACCTCCAATGAGGGCATTCTTAGACCTTGAGGAATTGCAAAAAGATGCTCTGGGAATCTCCTCTTCCCATTTCCTCGGTGTCAAAAGGAATGGAGCTTATACTGATGAATCTGACTCTGCAACAAGCAGAAAGGGCTTGAAACAGCTGAATGATCTATTTGGGTCTGGAGAAGGAAGGGCGAAAAAAGGCCTCAATTTTCATGATGCAGAAGAAAAGGACCGCAGCATGCAGAACAATGGGACCCATGACATCAAGGCTCGATCATTGTCCGAGTCTGATCGACTGGGTAAAGCGGAGACAGAAATTTCAAACTTGAAGGTGGCCCTTGCTAAATTAGAAGCCGAAAAGGAAGCTGGCCTACTTCAGTACCAACAGTGTTTAGAGAGGTTAAATAATCTGGAGTCTGAAGCCTCTCGTGCACATGGGGATTCCAGGGGACTGAACGAACGAGCCAGGAAAGCTGAAGCTGAAGTTCAAGCTTTGAAGGAAGCACTTGTCAAATTGGAGTCTGAAAGGGATGCTAGTCTTCTGCAGTATCAGCAGTGTTTGGAGAAAATCACTGATCTGGAGAACAGTATCTCTCGTGCCCAAAAGGATGCTGGAGAGCTCAATGATCGCGCGAGTAAAGCTGAAactgaagctggagctctaaaGCAAGATCTTGCAAAGGTCGTAGCAGAGAAAGAAGCTGCACTTGCACAATATCAACAATGTCTAGAAATGATACCAAATCTGGAGGAAAAAATACTGCATATTGAGGAGGATACTAGAAGAATTTGTGAACGAGCTGTCAAAGCCGAAGGTGAAGTTGAAACCTTGAAGCAAGCAATTGCCAAGTTAAATGAAGAGAAGGAAGCTGCTGCTCTCCAGTACCAGCAGTGCTTGGAAACCATATCTACACTAGAGCATAAGATAGCTAGTGCCCAAGAGGAGGCCCAACGGCTACACTCTGAAATAGCTGATGGGAATGCAAAGTTAAAGGGTTCCGAAGAAACGTGTATTCTGCTGGCACAATCTAATCAGACGCTCCAGTCTGAGTTGGAGTCTTTGGTGCAGAAAATGGAATCTCAGGGTGAAGAACTTACAGAGAAGCAGAAGGAGTTGGGCAGACTCTGGACTTGCATACAAGAAGAGCGTTTGCGATTCATGGAGGCAGAAACTGCTTTCCAGACACTGCAGCATTTGCATTCTCAATCCCAGGAGGAACTTAGATCTATGTATTCTGAGCTTCAGAATGGAGCTTTAATTATGAAGGACATGGAAACACGCAATCTAGTTTTGGAGGACGAAGTCCAGAAGGCGAAGGAGGAAAACAAGAGCCTGAGTGGGCTCAATCTGTCTTCATCCATGTCAATAAAAAATCTGCAAGATGAAATCTTAATCTTGAGGGAGACAATTAGGAAACTCGAAGAGGAAGTTGGACTTAGAGTAGACCAAAGAAACGCTCTCCAGCAAGAGATTTATTGCCTGAAAGAGGAACTCAATGATCTGAACAAGAAACACCAAGCTATGCTAGAGCAGGTCGAGTCAGTCGGCTTGGGTCCAGAGTGCCTCGTGTCATCTGTGAAAGAACTGCAGGATGAAAAATCACAGCTAGAACAGATGTGTGAGGCTGAGAGAAGTGTGAAAGCGGCACTGCTAGAAAAGTTGGAAATCATGCAGAAACTTGTGGAGAAAAATGTTCTTTTGGAGAATTCCCTTTCTGATTTGAACGTTGAGTTAGAAGGGGTTAGAGGGAAGGTAAGGGAGTTAGAAGAATCATGTCAATCTCATCTGGAAGAAAAAGGCACAATTGCTGCTGAAAATGCCGCCCTACTTTCTCAGTTACAGATTATGACTGAGAATTTGAAGAAATCTTCTGAGAATAACAACCTTTTGGAGAATTCCCTTTGCGATGCAAATGCTGAACTTGAAGGCTTGAGGGTAAAATCAAAGAGCTTAGAAGAGTGCTGTTTATTGCTTATTAACGAGAAGTCTGGTCTGATCATGGAGAGAGAAAATGTAGTTTCTGAGTTGGACGCTACTCGGCAAAGACTGGAAGGTCTGGGAAAAGGATATGCAGAAATAGAAGAGAAACTCTCTTCTCTGGAGAAGGAAAGAGAATTTGCACGTCGTAAAGTGGAAGAGCTACATGTTTTCTTAGATTCTGAGAAGCAAAAGCATGCTAGTTTTGTTCAGGTAAGTGAAACCCAGATGGCCGTTATGGGGTTGCAGATCTCTCATCTCCAAGCAGAAGGCATGTGCAGGAAGAAAGAATATGAAGTGGAACAAGACAAAGCTGTGAATGCGCAGATTGAAATCTTTATCTTGCAGAAATGCATAGAAGATCTGGAAGAAAATATCTTGTCCCTCATGGTTGAGCGTCAAAAGCTGTTGGAGGCATCCAAAATGTCAGAGAAGCGGATTTCTGACCTAGAGCATGGAAATCTTGAGCAGCAGATGGAGATTAAATCCTTTCTTTTGCAAACGAAAGTACTGAGAATGGGGCTGTATCAGGTGTTGAAGACTGTTGACGTGGATGCAAACCTCGATTGTGCAGGAGAGGTTGAGAAAGATGAAACACTTTTTAACCACATTCTTGTCAAACTTCAAGAGACGCAAAATTCTCTGTCTGAAACTTGTGATCAAAATCAACAGTTGGTTATTGAGAAGTCAGTTCTCATAGAAATGATTGACCAACTAAAACTAGAGGCGGCaaatcttatgagagaaagaaacACCCTGGACCGAGAGTTCAAGAACCAGTCTGAGAAGCTCGTGGTGTTGCAGAGTGGGGCCCAAAGACTTGAGGAGAAGAATGAAGAATTGAAGTTGAAAGTAGTGGAAGGCGATCGCAGAGAGGAAGTATTGAGGACTGAAATAGATGATCTGCACGAGCAGTTCTTGGACTTGCAAAGTGCACACAACAATCTATTGGAAGAGAATGGCAAGATGCTTGTAGAGAAAGGAGCTTTGGCAAGGATGGTATCGAATTTGTGGGAAGAGAATCGTGGCCTCGAAGAGGAGAAGTCTGTCATGTTTGGTGAAACGATATATCACAATAACTTCTCACTTGTTCTCAAAGATTTTATTTCCAGAAAGCTGCTGGAACTGGAAGAGCTCACTGACTATTTAGATAAACTTCATCTTGGAAAGAATGACCTGGAAGATAAGGTAAGAATATTGGAGGGGAAGTTGGAAGTTACATGGATGGACAACATACAGCTCAAGGAGTCATTAAATAAGTCCGAGAATGAGCTGGAGCTAGTTAAATATGTCAATGATCAATTGAATggtgaaattgaaaatgcaaagGATGCAGTGTCTCATAAAGAAAATGAGcttttggaagtacatcaggcCGTCAATGCGCTACAGAATGAGAAGCAAGAATTGCATGCGTTGGTGGAGGATCTGAGTGGTAATTATGATGAGGCTAAGGTGGTACTAGAACATCAAGAGAAGCAGATTTTTAAACTCTCTGCAGATAATGAACATCAAACCAAAGATACTTGCAGCCTTCGCGAAGTGAATCAAGAGTTGGAGTCTGAACTGCTGAAAATGCATGGAGAAGCtgaaaaaaccaaaactaaagaggaaagtttgatcaatgAACTGCAAAAGGAAAGGCAAGAGATAGAAATGTGGTTGTTTCAGGCTGTCACATTCTTTGGCGAACTACAGACCTCCACCATTCGTGAAACATTGTTTGAAGGAAAAATCCGCGAGCTCATTGAAGCATGTCAGATACTCGAAGACAGAAGCAATTCCAATGGCATCGAGAACAAAATCATGAAAGAAAGAGTCAGGGCATTGGAAGACGAAAATGGAGGGCTACAAGCTCAGTTGGCTGCATATATTCCAGCTGTCATGTCTTTGAAGGAGTGCATAACATCACTTGAGAAGCATATGCTTGCAGACACCGGATCTCATAAACTTGACACTGCAGAATCAGAG GATGCCCTTCTGCACGCTGAAAGATCTCAAACGGATGGAGATCAAATTGCCACAGTATCAGATGGTGTTTTGGACTTGCAGAATTTACAGAGAAGGATTGAAGCTATTGAAAGGGCAGTGGTGGAGAAAGAAAATCATGTTTCCACAAATCGGGTTCGGAAGAAGTGTGAAATATCTGGATCAGGGAATGAAGTTCTGACAAAAGACATTGTTCTTGATCACAGATCGGAGTGTTCATCCTATGAGGTAAGCAGGAGAGAAACCACAGAGCCTGATGCTCAGATGCTTGAGTTGTGGGAGACCTCTGACCAGGATGACAGCATTGATTTGATGGTTGGCAAATCCCAGAAGGGGGCCGCGGTACCTACTGACCACAGTCAGATGGAGGCAGTGAAGGAGCACAAGAAAAAACACCCCTCTTCTGAATCATTGGTTGAGAAagaattgggcattgacaaatTAGAGCTTTCTAGGAGATTTACTCAGCCCCGTCAAGAAGGGAACAAGAGAAGGATCCTAGAAAGACTCGACTCCGATGTGCAAAAGTTGACAAACCTTCAGATAACCGTGGAAGATCTTAAGACAAAGGTGGAGATTACTGAACAGAGCAAAAATGGCAAAGATATGGAACTTGATAGCGTAAAGGGGCAGCTGGAAGAAGCTGAAGAGGCCATTACAAAGTTGTTTGACGCCAATCAAAAGTTGATGAAGAGCGTTGAAGATGCTCCTCCGTCCTCGGATGGAGCTTCTGGGGAAGTTCCAGATGAAAGTGGGAGCGTGAGAAGGAGGAGACTTTCAGAACAAGCAAAAAGAGGGTCGGAAAAAATTGGGCGGTTGCAGTTGCAGGTGCAGAAACTGCAGTTTCTTCTTCTGAAAATCGATGGCAAAACTGACAGCAAAGGATCAGCTAGAATAATCGAGCGGAAGAAAAGCGTTCTTCTACGTGACTACCTCTATGGCGTGAGAAAACCCGTCAACCAAGGGAAACGGAAGAAAGCGCCCTTCTGCGCATGCATGCAGCCCCCAACCAAGGGAGATTGA